In Pseudomonas sp. Q1-7, the genomic window ACGCTGGTGGAAAACGCCGTGGCCAGGGTCCAGAGGCCGAAGAAGAACACGCTGGTCACCAGCACCACCTTGCGCCCGTAGCGGTCGGCCAGGGGCCCGGCCACCAGGGCGCCCACCGCCAGGCCGATGAGCGCGGCGCTGAGCACCGGTCCCAGGGCCATGGGCGCCAGGCCCCAGTCCATTTTCAGCTGCGGGGCAATGAAGCCCATGATCGCCACGTCAAACCCATCCAGAGCGATGATCAGGAAGCCCAGGAACACCACCCACTTCTGATAGCCGCCCAGGGGCCGGCTGTTGATCAGCTCACGCACATCGATGTTCTGCGTACTGTTCACGTCTTGCACCTCTCGCATCGGGCGCTCCCGGCCTGGCCGGCCGCGCCGCTTTCTTGTTGTTGTTGAGATTGCGCGCTTCCCTGCGCGGTCCCGCCGGCAGTGGCGGGGTTGATCCGAGTTACTGGCTGTCTCCGGAGCCGAGTGGGAATCGCGCTTCGTTTCCGCCGATGGGTGGATCGGCGGAGCGTGATCCACCCTATGGCTGCAATCCCTCCAGCGCATTGAAATGGACGGGGCGGATGATCCGCGTCTCCTGGGCCAGCACCAGGCCGGTGGTGGCCGTGAGATACGGGGCGAACGCCGGGTCGCGGTCACGCGCCAGGCTGCGTTTCTCGAAGTCGGCCAGGCTGTCGTAGCCCCACAAGTGCACCACCTGGTTCAGCGGGCCAATGCTGCTGGTGTAGAAGGCCAGCGGCGGCCCCAGGTGCCTCAGCAGAACCGGCATGGCCAGGCGGTCGAAGAGCTCGAGGAACTCGCCCATGGCCCGCGGGCGGATGGTGTAGATGCGGTGGTCCACGACCGGCTTGTGGTTCATCAGGCCACCTCCTGGCGCCCGGCCTTGACGGTGGTGACACCTGCCAGGTGGCGGCCGGTGAGGTAGCCGAAGGTCATGATCGGCCCCAGGG contains:
- a CDS encoding NIPSNAP family protein, whose protein sequence is MNHKPVVDHRIYTIRPRAMGEFLELFDRLAMPVLLRHLGPPLAFYTSSIGPLNQVVHLWGYDSLADFEKRSLARDRDPAFAPYLTATTGLVLAQETRIIRPVHFNALEGLQP